Proteins co-encoded in one Bacteroidales bacterium genomic window:
- a CDS encoding alpha amylase C-terminal domain-containing protein, producing the protein MTTKRADKTRLALVESDPWLEPAETEIENRLKRFQSRLAQIEDQYGSLHEFADAYTFFGIHYDKKAKGWYYREWAPAAFDLFLTGDFNDWNRTSHPLTKKENGVWEIFLDDKTYKTRFIHNSKLKVLVHAANGWKERVPVWINRVVQDDLTKDFAGQLWIPEKPFSWKDDMFKVGDLKNLLIYECHVGMAQEKYGVGTYIEFAENVLPRIKAAGYNAIQLMAVAEHPYYGSFGYHVSNFFAPSSRFGTPEELKELVKKAHNMGIAVIMDIVHSHTVKNLNEGLNEFDGTDHQFTHPGERGNHPNWDSKVFDYGKTEVIQFLLSNLKYWLKEFHFDGFRFDGVTSMMYFHHGNTTFGDRDKYFTDGVEFDAITYLQLANTLIHQVKMDAVSIAEDVSGMPGLCRPVEEGGIGFDYRLAMGIPDFWVKTLKEKKDEEWHMDNLWHTLTDRRPDIKTIAYAESHDQALVGDKTIAFWLMDKEMYFHMQVDDQHLVIDRGIALHKMIRLITIALGGQAYLNFIGNEFGHPEWIDFPRQGNDWSYHYARRQWSLRDDPKLKYRFLAEFDKAMIKMIKEKDVLNAGYGYKISNDEDNKTLIFEKAGLIFVFNFHTSHSIPDYEFFVLESGDYRIILNSDSPEFGGHNRVDDSRKYITMFDTLSGKHYLKVYIPNRTVLVFDKQ; encoded by the coding sequence TTCAGTCCCGCCTGGCCCAAATTGAAGATCAATATGGCAGCTTGCATGAGTTTGCCGATGCCTATACTTTTTTTGGCATCCATTACGACAAGAAAGCAAAAGGCTGGTACTATCGTGAATGGGCGCCGGCGGCATTTGATCTGTTTCTTACCGGCGATTTCAACGACTGGAACCGTACTTCTCATCCCCTCACAAAAAAAGAAAACGGGGTTTGGGAAATTTTTCTCGATGATAAAACCTACAAAACAAGATTTATCCATAACAGTAAACTGAAAGTGCTCGTTCATGCAGCCAACGGATGGAAAGAGCGTGTCCCGGTTTGGATTAACCGTGTGGTTCAGGACGATTTGACCAAGGATTTTGCCGGACAACTGTGGATACCCGAAAAGCCTTTTTCGTGGAAAGACGACATGTTTAAAGTTGGTGACCTGAAAAACCTGCTGATTTATGAATGTCATGTAGGCATGGCACAAGAGAAATATGGAGTTGGCACCTACATTGAGTTTGCTGAAAATGTTCTGCCGCGCATCAAAGCAGCCGGTTACAACGCAATACAACTGATGGCCGTGGCTGAACATCCGTATTACGGATCATTTGGCTATCATGTGTCCAATTTCTTCGCCCCTTCCAGCCGCTTCGGAACCCCGGAAGAGTTGAAGGAATTGGTAAAAAAAGCCCATAACATGGGCATTGCAGTGATCATGGACATCGTGCATTCGCACACAGTAAAAAACCTGAACGAAGGGTTGAACGAATTTGATGGTACCGATCATCAGTTTACCCATCCGGGCGAACGTGGAAATCATCCCAACTGGGATTCCAAGGTTTTTGATTACGGAAAAACAGAGGTCATCCAGTTCCTGCTTTCTAACCTGAAATACTGGCTGAAGGAGTTTCATTTTGACGGCTTCCGTTTTGATGGCGTCACTTCGATGATGTATTTCCATCATGGAAACACCACATTTGGAGACAGGGATAAATATTTCACCGACGGTGTTGAGTTTGACGCCATCACCTACCTGCAACTGGCCAACACGCTGATTCACCAGGTGAAAATGGATGCCGTTTCGATTGCGGAAGATGTCAGTGGTATGCCAGGTCTCTGCCGCCCGGTGGAAGAGGGCGGGATAGGATTTGATTACCGGCTCGCCATGGGAATACCTGATTTCTGGGTCAAAACCCTGAAAGAGAAAAAAGACGAGGAATGGCACATGGACAATCTGTGGCACACCCTCACCGATCGTCGTCCCGACATAAAAACCATCGCTTACGCCGAATCGCACGATCAGGCGCTGGTTGGCGATAAAACTATTGCTTTCTGGCTGATGGATAAAGAGATGTACTTCCACATGCAGGTGGATGACCAGCATTTGGTGATAGACCGTGGCATCGCGCTGCACAAAATGATCCGGCTGATCACTATTGCTCTTGGAGGCCAGGCTTATCTCAACTTTATCGGCAACGAATTTGGTCACCCTGAATGGATTGACTTCCCCCGCCAGGGCAACGACTGGAGCTATCATTATGCCCGCCGTCAGTGGTCATTACGCGACGATCCGAAACTGAAATACCGTTTCCTTGCCGAGTTCGACAAGGCAATGATCAAAATGATTAAAGAGAAAGATGTGCTTAATGCCGGTTATGGGTATAAGATCAGCAACGACGAGGACAATAAAACATTGATCTTCGAAAAGGCTGGTCTGATCTTCGTTTTCAATTTTCATACCAGTCACTCCATTCCCGATTATGAGTTTTTTGTCCTGGAAAGTGGTGATTACAGGATCATTCTCAATTCAGATTCACCGGAATTCGGTGGCCATAACCGGGTTGACGATAGCCGTAAGTACATCACAATGTTCGATACCCTTAGCGGCAAACATTATCTCAAAGTTTATATTCCAAACCGCACAGTGCTGGTGTTTGATAAGCAATAG
- the rmuC gene encoding DNA recombination protein RmuC, which translates to MDDISGRVKELQGNLQKLETSLKDDFRINREEGSRLNKENREELSGKFSEFSTQLIGQLEKNFAQVQERLKELTQQAKTDSLQMREEMKKEIAAFQEAFDKNVRSFNELQREKFGQLIEELRQKFGTLEEKLREKLGLLEAQQKELVETTGKKLEQMRETVDEKLQKTLNERLSQSFETVGKQLQAVQEGLGEMKNLAQDVGGLKKVLSNVKIRGGIGEVQLSMLLDQMLAPDQFESNVVTKKGSSERVEFAIRLPGRDESQSVVYLPIDAKFPKETYEHLVDAYESGDPVAIDSANKNIENVIKKMAKDIRDKYLDPPNTTDFAIMFLPFEGIYAEVIRRSALFEQLHSEFKIVVTGPTTLAAILNSLQMGFRTLVIQKRSSEVWSILGAVKAEFEKFGGLLDKAHKQITTAGQTIEQLKGTRTNAINRKLQGVMALPSDDTGEVFQALEAAEDLDE; encoded by the coding sequence ATGGATGATATTTCCGGCAGGGTGAAAGAGTTACAAGGAAATTTACAAAAACTGGAAACCAGCCTTAAAGATGATTTCCGGATTAACCGAGAGGAAGGTAGCCGCCTGAACAAGGAAAACCGTGAGGAACTTAGCGGGAAATTTTCGGAGTTTTCTACCCAGCTTATTGGACAGCTCGAAAAAAACTTTGCCCAGGTACAGGAACGGCTGAAAGAGTTGACTCAGCAGGCCAAAACCGACAGTTTGCAGATGCGGGAGGAGATGAAGAAGGAAATCGCAGCGTTTCAGGAGGCGTTTGATAAAAATGTGCGCTCTTTTAATGAGTTGCAGCGTGAGAAGTTTGGCCAGTTGATTGAAGAATTGCGTCAGAAATTCGGCACGCTCGAAGAGAAACTCAGGGAAAAACTTGGATTGCTCGAAGCTCAGCAGAAAGAACTGGTGGAGACAACCGGTAAAAAATTGGAGCAAATGCGTGAAACCGTTGATGAAAAATTGCAAAAGACGCTGAACGAGCGGCTCAGCCAGTCATTTGAAACGGTAGGGAAGCAGTTGCAGGCAGTACAGGAAGGTTTGGGAGAAATGAAAAACCTTGCACAAGATGTTGGCGGGTTAAAAAAGGTGCTGAGCAATGTGAAGATTCGCGGCGGAATTGGCGAGGTGCAACTTTCGATGCTGCTCGATCAGATGCTGGCGCCGGATCAGTTTGAAAGCAATGTGGTGACAAAAAAAGGCAGCAGTGAACGGGTTGAGTTTGCCATCAGGCTCCCCGGCCGCGACGAAAGCCAGAGCGTGGTTTACCTTCCCATTGATGCCAAATTTCCTAAAGAGACCTATGAGCACCTTGTGGATGCTTATGAAAGCGGTGATCCTGTTGCCATTGATTCGGCCAATAAAAACATTGAAAATGTCATTAAAAAGATGGCGAAAGATATCCGGGACAAGTACCTCGATCCGCCGAATACGACCGATTTTGCCATCATGTTTTTGCCCTTCGAGGGCATCTATGCCGAAGTAATACGCAGGTCGGCACTCTTCGAACAGTTGCACAGTGAGTTTAAAATAGTGGTCACAGGTCCCACGACCCTTGCGGCCATCCTCAACAGTCTGCAGATGGGTTTTCGTACGCTCGTAATTCAGAAGCGAAGCAGTGAGGTCTGGTCAATTTTAGGGGCTGTCAAAGCTGAGTTTGAAAAGTTTGGCGGGCTGCTCGACAAAGCCCATAAGCAAATCACAACTGCCGGTCAGACCATCGAACAACTCAAGGGAACACGTACTAACGCGATCAACCGTAAGTTACAAGGCGTGATGGCGCTACCATCGGATGACACCGGTGAAGTATTTCAGGCACTGGAAGCAGCAGAAGATTTGGACGAGTAG